From one Cyanobacterium stanieri PCC 7202 genomic stretch:
- a CDS encoding glutaredoxin 2 (PFAM: Glutaredoxin-like domain (DUF836)~InterPro IPR008554~KEGG: cyt:cce_2401 hypothetical protein~PFAM: glutaredoxin 2~SPTR: Glutaredoxin 2): MKLVLYSKKGCHLCEGLEEKLREIDDLDLEIEIRDITTNEQWFELYKYEIPVLFMNTSKGDRPIPRMSPRISVAQLSKTLKKFNEQ, translated from the coding sequence ATGAAATTAGTTTTATATAGTAAAAAGGGTTGTCACCTTTGTGAAGGTTTAGAAGAAAAATTAAGAGAAATTGATGATTTAGATTTAGAAATTGAAATAAGAGACATTACTACTAATGAGCAATGGTTCGAGTTATATAAATATGAAATACCTGTTTTATTTATGAATACATCTAAGGGCGATCGCCCCATACCCCGTATGTCTCCTCGAATTTCTGTGGCACAATTAAGTAAAACTTTAAAGAAGTTTAATGAACAATAA
- a CDS encoding NADH dehydrogenase subunit M (PFAM: NADH-Ubiquinone/plastoquinone (complex I), various chains; NADH-ubiquinone oxidoreductase chain 4, amino terminus~TIGRFAM: proton-translocating NADH-quinone oxidoreductase, chain M~COGs: COG1008 NADH:ubiquinone oxidoreductase subunit 4 (chain M)~InterPro IPR003918:IPR010227:IPR001750~KEGG: cyt:cce_3522 NAD(P)H-quinone oxidoreductase subunit 4~PFAM: NADH/Ubiquinone/plastoquinone (complex I)~SPTR: Proton-translocating NADH-quinone oxidoreductase, chain M;~TIGRFAM: proton-translocating NADH-quinone oxidoreductase, chain M): protein MFTYDFPYLTAIIALPLIGALAIPLIPDKYGKNTRNYALIIALLNFALIVYGISQTYTMGIGEYQMVESYDWLPQIGLSWSLAVDGISMPLIVLSGLISTLSILASWKVDNKPRLYYFLLLVLYSAQIGVFAAQDLLLFFIMWELELVPVYILISIWGGKKRLYAATKFILYTALASIFILVSGLALAFYGDTFTLNITELGLKDYPLALEVLAYAGFLIAFGVKLPIFPFHTWLPDAHSEASAPVSMVLAGVLLKMGGYGLIRFNMEILPDAHIKFAPILITLGVVNIVYGAFSAFGQTNLKRRLASSSISHMGFVLVGIASFTDLGMNGAMLQMLSHGLIAAALFYLSGVAYERTHTLMMDEMGGMAKLMPKTFALFTAASMASLALPGMSGFVSELSIFLGIAQSDAYSSTFKVVIVFLAGVGLILTPIYLLSMLRVVFYGKKENALQLPSFGVDAKPREVFITVCLILPIIGIGLYPKLITTTYDVDTVEVASRVRASLPVIVENHVTALRVAEADLSAIPQIER, encoded by the coding sequence ATGTTTACTTATGATTTTCCGTACCTTACAGCAATTATAGCTTTACCCTTAATCGGTGCTTTAGCCATTCCCCTCATTCCCGACAAATACGGCAAAAACACCAGAAACTATGCCCTAATCATCGCCCTACTAAATTTTGCCCTCATAGTTTACGGTATTTCCCAAACCTACACCATGGGAATCGGCGAATATCAAATGGTAGAAAGCTACGACTGGCTACCCCAAATCGGCTTAAGTTGGTCATTAGCCGTAGATGGTATTTCCATGCCCCTGATTGTCTTATCAGGTTTAATCTCTACATTGTCTATTCTCGCATCTTGGAAAGTTGATAACAAACCAAGACTATATTACTTCTTATTATTAGTTCTCTACAGTGCCCAAATTGGCGTATTCGCCGCCCAAGACTTATTATTATTCTTCATCATGTGGGAACTAGAATTAGTTCCCGTCTATATATTAATTTCTATCTGGGGAGGCAAAAAACGTCTTTATGCCGCCACTAAATTTATCTTATATACCGCTTTAGCCTCTATTTTCATTCTCGTTTCAGGATTAGCTTTAGCATTTTATGGCGACACCTTCACCCTCAATATTACCGAATTAGGACTAAAAGATTATCCCCTCGCCCTCGAAGTATTAGCTTATGCAGGTTTCCTCATCGCCTTTGGTGTAAAATTACCTATTTTCCCCTTCCATACATGGTTGCCCGATGCCCATAGTGAGGCTTCTGCCCCCGTATCCATGGTTTTAGCAGGGGTTTTGTTAAAAATGGGTGGTTATGGTTTGATTCGCTTCAATATGGAAATTTTACCCGATGCCCATATTAAATTTGCCCCCATTCTAATTACCCTTGGGGTAGTAAATATCGTTTATGGTGCTTTTAGTGCCTTTGGACAAACCAACCTCAAGCGTCGTCTGGCTTCTTCTTCCATCTCTCACATGGGTTTTGTGTTGGTGGGTATTGCCTCCTTTACAGATTTGGGTATGAATGGAGCAATGTTACAAATGCTCTCCCATGGTTTGATTGCCGCCGCTTTATTTTACCTTTCTGGGGTTGCTTATGAGCGCACCCACACCCTAATGATGGACGAAATGGGTGGTATGGCAAAATTAATGCCCAAAACCTTCGCCCTTTTTACCGCTGCTTCCATGGCATCCCTTGCCCTACCTGGTATGAGTGGTTTTGTCAGTGAATTATCTATCTTCCTTGGTATCGCCCAGAGTGATGCTTATAGTTCTACTTTTAAGGTAGTGATTGTTTTCTTGGCTGGAGTTGGTTTAATTTTGACCCCCATCTATCTACTATCCATGTTAAGGGTGGTATTTTATGGCAAAAAAGAAAATGCCTTACAGTTACCTAGTTTTGGGGTAGATGCCAAACCCCGTGAGGTATTTATTACTGTATGTTTAATCCTTCCTATTATTGGTATTGGTTTATATCCCAAGTTAATTACCACTACTTATGATGTAGATACTGTTGAGGTAGCATCAAGGGTAAGGGCTTCTTTACCTGTGATTGTGGAAAATCATGTCACTGCCCTTCGAGTAGCTGAAGCTGATTTATCTGCCATACCTCAAATTGAGCGTTAA